CGGGCCGAACGTCGCGATGCCGGCGTTGTTGCACAGGATCGAGATCTCGCGTTCGGCCAGCTCGGCGACCAGCGGGGCTCGGCCGTCGCGGTCGGACAGGTCCACGGCGCGGATCTCGACCTCCACGCCGTGCTTCTCGCGCAGCTGGGCGGCGAGCTTCTCCATCACGTCGCCACGGCGGGCGACGAGGATCAGCGAGTGCCCGCGCGCGGCCAGTTCGGCGGCGAGGGCCTCGCCGATGCCGGAGGAAGCGCCGGTCACGACTGCGCGGGCGTCAGGGTTGGGATTCGGCAGGCTCACGACAGTGCAGCGTAGCGGGTCGACGGAAACACGGTGCTCACGCGCTCAGATGCCCGCCGCCAGGCGCGTGCCCTGCTCGATCGCGCGTTTGGCGTCGAGTTCGGCCGCGACGTCGGCGCCGCCGATGACATGGGTCGTCATGCCGGCGACCGTCAGCTCGTCGGCCAGGTCGCGTACCGATTCCTGGCCTGCGCAGATCACCACGGTATCCACGGCGAGGGTGCGCGGTCGCTCCCGCTTCTCGCCGAACGAGACGTGCAGGCCCGCGTCGTCGATGCGTTCGTAGTTGACGCCGGAGATCTCGTGGACGCCCTTGGCCTTCAGCGCGGCCCGGTGCACCCAGCCGGTGGTCTTCGCGAGTCCGGCGCCGATCCGTCCGGGCTTGCGCTGCAGCAGATACACCTCCCGCGGCGACGGGGAGGGCTGCGGCGTGGTGAGCGCGCCCGGCGCCGACTCGGGATCGGTGACACCCCACTCCTGCTTCCACTCCTTCACATCGAGGGTGGGGGAGTGCTCGTGCGTGAGGAACTCGCTGACGTCGACGCCGATGCCGCCCGCGCCGATCACCGCGACGGACTTTCCGACGGGCCTCCCGTCGCGGACCACTTCGGCGTACGAGAGCACCTTCGGGTGGTCGATGCCGGGGATGTCGGGCACGCGCGGAACGACACCGGTGGCGATCACCACCTCGTCGTAGCCGGATGCGATCAGCTCGGCCGCCTCGACGCGCGTGCCGAGCCGCACGTCGACGCCGGCGAGGTCGAGCTGGCGGCGGAAGTAGCGGATGGTCTCGGCGAACTCCTCCTTGCCGGGGATCTTCTGCGCGATCCCGAACTGGCCGCCGATGTCGTCCCGCGCCTCGAACAGCGTGACGGCGTGACCGCGCTGGGCCAGGTTCAGCGCCGCGGACAGGCCCGCGGGGCCGGCGCCGACCACGGCGAGGTTCTTCTTCCGGCGGGTGGGCAGCAGCGTCAGTTCGGTCTCGCGGCCGGCGCGCGGGTTCAGCAGGCACGAGACGTGCTTGTTCACGAATGCGTGGTCGAGACACGCCTGGTTGCACGCGATGCACGTGTTGATCTCGTCGGGCGCGCCGGCTTCGGCCTTGCGCACCCACATCGGGTCGGCGAGCATCGGCCGGGCCATCGAGATCAGTTGCACCTCACCGCGGGTGAGGATCTCCTCGGCCACCTCGGGCATGTTGATCCGGTTCGACGCGACGACCGGAATCGAGACGTGCTCGGCAAGCTTCTCGGTGACGTCGACGAACGCCGCGCGCGGCACCGACGTCACGATCGTCGGCACCCGGGACTCGTGCCAGCCGATGTCGGTGTTGATGATCGTCGCCCCGGCGGACTCGACTTCCTGTGCGAGCGCGACGATCTCGTCCCAGCTCTGCCCGCCCTCGACGAGGTCGGCCATCGACAGTCGGAACAGGATCACGAAGTTGGGCCCCACCGCGGCGCGGGTCCGCCGCACGATCTCCACGGCCATGCGGCGACG
This genomic stretch from Prescottella soli harbors:
- a CDS encoding NADPH-dependent 2,4-dienoyl-CoA reductase codes for the protein MTSQFPHLLEPLDLGFTTLKNRVIMGSMHTGLEDRAKNTARLAEFYAERARGGVGLIVTGGYAPNRTGWLLPFGAKLTNRMEAHRHRTVTKAVHDAGGKIALQILHAGRYSYQPLSVSASSIKAPINPFRPRRLTSRGVRWQIRNFVRCARLAQTAGYDGVEIMGGEGYFINQFLCDRTNKRTDEWGGTPDRRRRMAVEIVRRTRAAVGPNFVILFRLSMADLVEGGQSWDEIVALAQEVESAGATIINTDIGWHESRVPTIVTSVPRAAFVDVTEKLAEHVSIPVVASNRINMPEVAEEILTRGEVQLISMARPMLADPMWVRKAEAGAPDEINTCIACNQACLDHAFVNKHVSCLLNPRAGRETELTLLPTRRKKNLAVVGAGPAGLSAALNLAQRGHAVTLFEARDDIGGQFGIAQKIPGKEEFAETIRYFRRQLDLAGVDVRLGTRVEAAELIASGYDEVVIATGVVPRVPDIPGIDHPKVLSYAEVVRDGRPVGKSVAVIGAGGIGVDVSEFLTHEHSPTLDVKEWKQEWGVTDPESAPGALTTPQPSPSPREVYLLQRKPGRIGAGLAKTTGWVHRAALKAKGVHEISGVNYERIDDAGLHVSFGEKRERPRTLAVDTVVICAGQESVRDLADELTVAGMTTHVIGGADVAAELDAKRAIEQGTRLAAGI